A genomic segment from Etheostoma spectabile isolate EspeVRDwgs_2016 chromosome 11, UIUC_Espe_1.0, whole genome shotgun sequence encodes:
- the ildr1b gene encoding immunoglobulin-like domain-containing receptor 1b isoform X1, which yields MGNMILMVLLLALLPTELLSIQVIVPETQRSTTLFASVIIRCDYSTSANPQDVLVTWRYKSFCKDPVLDYYSTAFQAAKQLGQDPTNDCPDSQRTLRTVIQKRGINQPTLGSEYSERKITIQNKADLVISEVMWWDNGVYFCTIDAPGDTTGDSDREVKLIVYHWLTVLFILIGALLLIMLFCICCCQCCPQKCCCYVRCPCCPQTCCCPEKVVMQHRMIREAQKAMAPWMNGQPIYAPIGSNASSQGVPMLYSGSFLDYPTKQNYAMAPMQLSPMALQHQPSPPPPPPPPPHHMNGSGHGNNRGTGQVLDYLENQVRGLDVGAHQMAPYAHQNMLPLQPQLQPQPAPQAVPNTPGPPSMLSALDEMGVRGLERRVITLPPIIQRVPSFSSRREPGGGDRARSGPRISSQSSGSTNRSGGGHYRGSHGYRDATPPRRGILREYSDDSKWENRRARAPHRSSRNERVGSAGSRGGGSRPRTRSRDDLMEELHSRASRREKSYSPPQRRKGSWSSDEEEDSRRRKDGKGKDWPEKPPSYFSIETQPGRSRGNYEHLSDRSSRSGTSVVI from the exons AGCTGCTGTCCATCCAGGTGATTGTTCCAGAGACGCAGAGGAGTACGACTCTGTTCGCGTCTGTGATCATTCGCTGTGACTACTCCACCTCAGCCAACCCTCAGGATGTCCTGGTCACCTGGAGGTACAAGTCCTTCTGTAAAGACCCAGTGCTGGATTACTACTCCACGG CCTTTCAGGCCGCTAAGCAGCTGGGTCAGGACCCCACCAATGACTGCCCGGACAGCCAGCGAACACTCCGCACAGTGATCCAGAAGAGGGGCATTAATCAGCCCACCCTGGGTTCAGAGTACAGTGAGCGCAAAATTACCATTCAAAACA AGGCTGACCTGGTCATCAGTGAGGTGATGTGGTGGGATAACGGCGTGTATTTCTGCACCATCGACGCTCCCGGTGACACGACGGGTGACTCTGATCGGGAAGTCAAACTCATCGTGTATC ACTGGCTGACCGTCCTGTTTATCCTCATCGGTGCTCTCCTGCTCATCATGCTCTTCTGCATATGTTGCTGTCAGTGCTGCCCGCAGAAGTGCTGCTGCTACGTCCGCTGCCCGTGTTGTCCACAGACATGCTGCTGCCCAGAGAAAG TTGTGATGCAGCACAGGATGATCCGAGAGGCTCAGAAGGCTATGGCTCCTTGGATGAATGGTCAACCCATTTACGCTCCCATTGGCTCTAACGCCTCCTCGCAGGGCGTCCCCATGCTTTACTCAG GCTCATTCTTGGATTACCCCACCAAACAAAACTATGCCATGGCTCCCATGCAGCTGTCCCCCATGGCCCTGCAGCATcagccttctcctcctcctcctcctcctcctcctccacaccaCATGAACGGCAGTGGGCACGGCAATAACCGCGGCACTGGCCAGGTGTTGGACTACCTGGAGAACCAGGTGAGGGGACTGGATGTGGGAGCACATCAAATGGCTCCATACGCTCACCAAAATATGCTCCCGTTGCAGCCTCAACTTCAGCCTCAGCCGGCTCCTCAAGCCGTTCCCAACACACCAGGGCCCCCTAGTATGTTGTCGGCCCTGGATGAGATGGGGGTGAGAGGGCTGGAGAGAAGGGTGATCACCCTGCCTCCTATAATCCAGCGTGTACCCAGCTTTTCCTCACGCAGGGAGCCTGGAGGTGGAGACAGAGCCAGAAGTGGGCCCAGGATATCCAGTCAGTCCAGTGGGAGTACAAACCGGTCTGGAGGGGGTCACTACCGCGGCAGTCATGGCTATAGAGACGCCACTCCTCCCAGACGGGGGATCTTGCGTGAATACAGCGATGACTCCAAATGGGAGAACAGGCGAGCAAGAGCGCCACACAGGAGTTCGAGGAATGAGAGAGTAGGTTCAGCCGGGAGTAGAGGAGGTGGATCCAGGCCTCGTACCCGTAGTCGTGACGACCTGATGGAGGAGCTGCACAGCAGAGCATCTCGGAGGGAGAAGAGCTATTCACCTCCTCAGCGTCGCAAAGGATCCTGGAGCTCagatgaagaggaagacagCAGGAGAAGGAAAGATGGTAAAGGGAAGGATTGGCCAGAGAAACCCCCCAGCTACTTCTCCATTGAGACCCAGCCTGGACGCAGCCGCGGGAACTACGAGCACCTTTCT GATAGAAGTTCCCGTAGCGGCACCAGCGTAGTCATCTGA
- the ildr1b gene encoding immunoglobulin-like domain-containing receptor 1b isoform X2, whose protein sequence is MGNMILMVLLLALLPTELLSIQVIVPETQRSTTLFASVIIRCDYSTSANPQDVLVTWRYKSFCKDPVLDYYSTAFQAAKQLGQDPTNDCPDSQRTLRTVIQKRGINQPTLGSEYSERKITIQNKADLVISEVMWWDNGVYFCTIDAPGDTTGDSDREVKLIVYHWLTVLFILIGALLLIMLFCICCCQCCPQKCCCYVRCPCCPQTCCCPEKVVMQHRMIREAQKAMAPWMNGQPIYAPIGSNASSQGVPMLYSGSFLDYPTKQNYAMAPMQLSPMALQHQPSPPPPPPPPPHHMNGSGHGNNRGTGQVLDYLENQPQLQPQPAPQAVPNTPGPPSMLSALDEMGVRGLERRVITLPPIIQRVPSFSSRREPGGGDRARSGPRISSQSSGSTNRSGGGHYRGSHGYRDATPPRRGILREYSDDSKWENRRARAPHRSSRNERVGSAGSRGGGSRPRTRSRDDLMEELHSRASRREKSYSPPQRRKGSWSSDEEEDSRRRKDGKGKDWPEKPPSYFSIETQPGRSRGNYEHLSDRSSRSGTSVVI, encoded by the exons AGCTGCTGTCCATCCAGGTGATTGTTCCAGAGACGCAGAGGAGTACGACTCTGTTCGCGTCTGTGATCATTCGCTGTGACTACTCCACCTCAGCCAACCCTCAGGATGTCCTGGTCACCTGGAGGTACAAGTCCTTCTGTAAAGACCCAGTGCTGGATTACTACTCCACGG CCTTTCAGGCCGCTAAGCAGCTGGGTCAGGACCCCACCAATGACTGCCCGGACAGCCAGCGAACACTCCGCACAGTGATCCAGAAGAGGGGCATTAATCAGCCCACCCTGGGTTCAGAGTACAGTGAGCGCAAAATTACCATTCAAAACA AGGCTGACCTGGTCATCAGTGAGGTGATGTGGTGGGATAACGGCGTGTATTTCTGCACCATCGACGCTCCCGGTGACACGACGGGTGACTCTGATCGGGAAGTCAAACTCATCGTGTATC ACTGGCTGACCGTCCTGTTTATCCTCATCGGTGCTCTCCTGCTCATCATGCTCTTCTGCATATGTTGCTGTCAGTGCTGCCCGCAGAAGTGCTGCTGCTACGTCCGCTGCCCGTGTTGTCCACAGACATGCTGCTGCCCAGAGAAAG TTGTGATGCAGCACAGGATGATCCGAGAGGCTCAGAAGGCTATGGCTCCTTGGATGAATGGTCAACCCATTTACGCTCCCATTGGCTCTAACGCCTCCTCGCAGGGCGTCCCCATGCTTTACTCAG GCTCATTCTTGGATTACCCCACCAAACAAAACTATGCCATGGCTCCCATGCAGCTGTCCCCCATGGCCCTGCAGCATcagccttctcctcctcctcctcctcctcctcctccacaccaCATGAACGGCAGTGGGCACGGCAATAACCGCGGCACTGGCCAGGTGTTGGACTACCTGGAGAACCAG CCTCAACTTCAGCCTCAGCCGGCTCCTCAAGCCGTTCCCAACACACCAGGGCCCCCTAGTATGTTGTCGGCCCTGGATGAGATGGGGGTGAGAGGGCTGGAGAGAAGGGTGATCACCCTGCCTCCTATAATCCAGCGTGTACCCAGCTTTTCCTCACGCAGGGAGCCTGGAGGTGGAGACAGAGCCAGAAGTGGGCCCAGGATATCCAGTCAGTCCAGTGGGAGTACAAACCGGTCTGGAGGGGGTCACTACCGCGGCAGTCATGGCTATAGAGACGCCACTCCTCCCAGACGGGGGATCTTGCGTGAATACAGCGATGACTCCAAATGGGAGAACAGGCGAGCAAGAGCGCCACACAGGAGTTCGAGGAATGAGAGAGTAGGTTCAGCCGGGAGTAGAGGAGGTGGATCCAGGCCTCGTACCCGTAGTCGTGACGACCTGATGGAGGAGCTGCACAGCAGAGCATCTCGGAGGGAGAAGAGCTATTCACCTCCTCAGCGTCGCAAAGGATCCTGGAGCTCagatgaagaggaagacagCAGGAGAAGGAAAGATGGTAAAGGGAAGGATTGGCCAGAGAAACCCCCCAGCTACTTCTCCATTGAGACCCAGCCTGGACGCAGCCGCGGGAACTACGAGCACCTTTCT GATAGAAGTTCCCGTAGCGGCACCAGCGTAGTCATCTGA